The following proteins are co-located in the Silene latifolia isolate original U9 population chromosome 1, ASM4854445v1, whole genome shotgun sequence genome:
- the LOC141646422 gene encoding uncharacterized protein LOC141646422 translates to MSSYESLIPSANAIIETSDPLYLHPAESTHPIVVDTKLSGIENYHEWKRQIEINICTKRKLGMLTSLVKKPTNNPLREAAWETCNSLLISWIPHNVEPQIKRSVMYSKTAKDMWDYLQRQFSVSNGAIKFRLNKELDDLEQGDKTVYEYFTELIILWQNIEPMNDWPPLSEMTPEIGAFLDAQHKEQKERKLFQFLNGLNSSYATMKSNVLMMTPLPTSEEAAAIVQ, encoded by the coding sequence ATGAGTTCTTATGAATCTCTCATTCCTTCTGCAAATGCAATCATAGAAACTTCTGATCCTCTTTATCTTCATCCAGCTGAAAGTACACACCCCATAGTGGTGGATACTAAATTGTCAGGAATTGAAAATTATCATGAGTGGAAAAGACAAATAGAAATTAACATTTGTACTAAGAGAAAACTTGGGATGCTGACTAGTTTGGTGAAGAAACCCACCAACAATCCCTTGAGAGAAGCAGCTTGGGAAACCTGCAATAGCCTTCTGATATCCTGGATCCCGCACAATGTAGAACCACAGATCAAGAGATCTGTGATGTATTCTAAAACTGCAAAGGACATGTGGGATTATCTTCAAAGGCAGTTCTCAGTGAGCAATGGAGCCATAAAATTCAGACTGAACAAAGAGCTCGATGATTTGGAGCAAGGAGACAAGACTGTCTATGAATATTTCACAGAACTCATAATTCTTTGGCAAAACATTGAGCCGATGAATGATTGGCCTCCCTTGAGTGAAATGACTCCTGAGATAGGGGCTTTCCTGGATGCACAACACAAAGAACAGAAAGAAAGGAAACTTTTCCAGTTTCTCAATGGCCTAAATTCCTCTTATGCGACCATGAAGAGCAATGTTCTCATGATGACTCCCCTTCCAACTTCTGAGGAGGCAGCTGCTATCGTTCAATAA